GCCCGCGTACAGCACAGCCAACTTAGAGACAGGAGAGGTATCAATGAAAAATGATTTCTACTATCCGTCAAGCGACGGCCGGACTAATATACACGCCGTAGAGTGGGTGCCAAAGCAGGAGATAAAAGCAGTCGTCCAGATATGCCACGGAATGGTGGAATACATCGAGCGTTACGATGAATTTGCCGCTTTCCTTACAGAACGCGGAATCTACGTGACGGGACATGACCATCTCGGCCACGGTAAATCGGCTGCCGATGAGGAAAGCCTCGGGTATTTTGATGAGACAAACGGGAATAAATATGTTATCGCTGACATCCACAGGCTGCGGGAACTGACGCAGGAAAAATATCCGGATGTGCCGTATATCATGCTTGGACATAGCATGGGTTCTTTTCTGCTCCGGCAGTATCTGACATCATACAGCCGGGGACTTGCGTGCGCGGTCATTATGGGTACCGGCTGTCAGGGGAGCGCCCTGCTGGCCATGGGCCGGATATTGTGCAGGATCATCGCGCTCTTCAAAGGCTGGAAGCACCGCAGCGTCCTGGTCAACAACTTAAGCTTCGGAAGCTATAACAAAAGATTTGAGCCGGGAGATACGCCGAAAGACTGGATCACCTCCGACAAGGAAAAGTGTGCGTCGTATGTAAGCGACCCCCTCTGCAGTTTTGTGTTTACCGTCAGCGCATACTACCAAATGTTTGCCGGCATGAAAGTGCTGACCAAGAAGGCAAATATGGAAAAGATCAATAAGGACCTTCCGCTTCTGCTCGTCTCAGGCGCAGATGACCCGGTCGGAGATTTTGGAAAGGGAGTAAAAAAGGTATACGGACAGCTCAGAGAGGCCGGTATCCGGGACGTGTCCATGAAGCTTTACGACGGGGACAGGCATGAGATCCTGAATGAGACGGACCGGGAACAAGTATATGAGGATATTTACCGCTGGATTTCCGAAAAAATTGCGAAAGATAAAGGTGGGAACGAAAAATAATTCGGAATCAGACGAGATTTATTGACATTGATTTATTAAGAGAATAGAATAAAACAAAATTTAATGAGCAGGTACACAGACAAAGGTGTCAGAAACTTTGTTTGTGTACTTTTTTTATGCATTTTTTTATGGACAGGGCCAGGCCCGGAAAACGGAGGGAAAGAAAATGAAAACATTAGGTTACTACAATGGCAGATTCGGAGAACTCGATGAGATGACCGTTCCAATGAACGACCGGGTGTCATGGTTCGGCGACGGAGTGTACGATGCGGGACCTTCCAGAAACTATAAAATATTTGCGCTTGATGAGCATATCGACAGATTTTTTAACAGCGCGGGGCTTCTGAAGATTCAGATGCCGGTGACAAAGAAGGAACTGAAGGAACTGCTGCAGGAGATGGTAGACAAGATGGATACAGGCGATCTGTTCGTCTATTATCAGGTGACGAGAGGGACCGGGATCCGCGACCACGTATTTACAGAAGGCCCGGGCAACTTGTGGATCATGCTGAAGCCGGCGGAGATATCTGACGGAAAGGAACCGATACGTCTCGTGACAATGGAAGATACGAGATATCTCCACTGCAACATTAAGACGCTGAATCTCATCCCATCCGTCATGGCCGCGCAGAAGGCAAAAGAGGCGGGCTGCCAGGAGACCGTGTTTTACCGTCCGGGAGGGCGCGTCACCGAGTGTGCCCACAGTAATGTCCACATAATCAGAGACGGCATTCTCGTGACCGCGCCGACAGATAATCTCATACTTCCGGGCATTGCAAGAGCCCACTTGATCAAAATATGCAGACAGCTTGGCATACCGGTAAACGAGGCGCCATATTCACTGGATGACCTGTACAATGCCGAGGAGATCATCGTGACGAGTTCCAGCAACCTCTGCCTTCACGCAGATGAGATCGACGGGAAAGCGGCAGGCGGCAGAAATCCGGAACTGCTGGAAAAAATCAGAGCTGCTCTGCTGCAGGAATTCTATGACGCAACACCGGCAGAACAGAGAGAAAAATAAATGGGGAAGGTGATGTTTTGAGAGAAGTAAAATTTTTGCGCGCAGGAGACCGCGCCATGACCGTTGAGTTCGGAAGAACAGTTGACCCAAAGATCAATGACCAGGTCCATGCGCTTGCCGCAAAGCTTAGGAAAGAAAATATGACCGGTATCAGAGAACTCGTCCCTGCCTTCCGGTCGCTGACCATATATTACGATCCGCTGGAGACTTCCTTTCAGGCGGTGAGACAGAACATACTCTCTTACGGAGACATCTCGCAGGAAGGCGGCGCCGTAAAAAAAAGAATATGGAAGATCCCGTGCTGCTACGGGGCAAGATTCGGATGTGACCTGGCGGATATGGAAGCGTTTACCGGACTTGACCGGGATGAGATCATCGCCATTCACAGTTCGGTGGACTACAAGATCTATATGATGGGATTCCTTCCAGGCTTCGTCTACCTCGGCGGGCTTGACAAGCGGATCGAAATGCCGAGGCTTAAGACACCGAGAGTAAAGATCCTCCCCGGAGCAGTGGGGATCGGAGGCAGCCAGACCGGTGTATATCCCGTGGCTTCCCCCGGAGGATGGCGTCTGCTGGGCGGGACGCCGGTGGAATTCTATGATCCCGGCAGAAAGGAGCCGGTTCTCTGCAAAGCCGGTGAATATATCCGTTTTGTCCCGATAACGATCAATGACTATTATGACATCCGCCGGATGGTGTCCAAAGGTGAGTATGAGCCGGAAGTTGAGGAGGAGAGTATATGCCAGTAAGAATAGTGATACCCGGAGCATTCACAACAGTACAGGATGCAGGAAGATACGGATACCAGTGCTTTGGGATCGGACCGTCCGGCGTCATGGATGAAAAAGCATACGCGGACGCCGGATATCTTGTGGGAAATGAGGCAAACGAGGCAGTGTTGGAGGCAGCCCTGTTCGGCGGGGTGATGGAATTTACAGAGGATACGGTAGTGGCCGTGACAGGGGCGGACATGGAGCCAAAGCTCAACGAAAGCCCTATTTCCATGAACACTCCCATACAAATAAAAGCGTCCGATTCTCTCTCGCTTGGAATGGTAAAAACGGGCTGCCGTACGTACATTGCGTTTGCCGGGGGCATTGACGTTCCGGCAGTGATGGGCAGCCGCTCTACAAATGTCAAATGCCGGCTCGGCGGATATGAAGGGAGAGCGCTGAAGGCGGGAGATGAGCTTCCTCTCGGAACAGGAAAAAGCTATGAGGAAGTAAAAGGAAGAAAGATAAAAGCACAGGAATATCCTTCTGAAATAAATGTAAGAGTCATCCCCGGACCGCAGGACGATTATTTTACGGAAGAAGGAAAGAAGACATTTTACAGCGGCGTATATACCATATCGGAACAGAGCGACCGCATGGGCTGCCGGCTTGACGGTCCTGTGATCGAAAGCAGGAACGGTACAGATATCGTCTCGGATGCCATAGCCCTTGGTTCCGTCCAGGTTCCCGCGGACGGCCGTCCGATCGTTCTGCTGGCAGACCGGCAGACAACTGGCGGATACGCCAAGATCGCCACCGTTTGTTCCTTTGACATTCCGAAGATCGCTCAGGGGAAACCGGGAGATAAAGTAAAGTTTACAGCCATATCAGGAGCAGAGGCAGAGCGGATCAACAGAAAGCAGGTGGGAAGATGACGGACTATTACGACATGAGCCCGCAGAAGGCGAGAAAATTAGTGCGCAGCGGCCGGATCACCGGCCCTACTTCGGGAATGTGCGCGGGATACGCCCAGGCGAATCTCGTCATACTGCCCAGAGAGCTGGCCTATGATTTTCTTCTGTTTACGCAGAGAAATCCAAAGTCGTGCCCGGTGCTGGAAGTGAGCGACACAGGGAGCAGACAGCTGCGTTATCTTGCGCAGGACGCCGATATCGCGACAGATTTCCCGAGGTATCGGATCTATAAAAAGGGGGAACTTGCCGGGGAGTATACGGATGTGGAAAAATTCTGGAGAGATGATTTTGTAAGCTTTCTTATCGGGTGCAGCTTTTCTTTCGAGTCGGCGCTGCTGGACGCAGGCGTACCGGTGAGAAATATAGAAGAAAACTGCAATGTGCCCATGTATAAGACAAATATAGCGTGCACGCCCGCCGGTATATTCTGTGGAAGTATGGTAGTGAGCATGCGCCCTCTTCCCAGGGAACAGGTGGCGGAGGCAGTGCTCGTGACCGGGGAGATGCCCAGGGTGCACGGGGCCCCCATACATATCGGGGACCCGGAGGCCATCGGCATTACGGATATCACAAGGCCGGACTTTGGTGACAGTGTCACGGTGCGCGAAGGAGAAGTTCCTGTTTTCTGGCCGTGCGGGGTGACACCGCAGAATGTTGTGATGAATGTAAAACCGGAAATCGTCATCACCCATTCGCCGGGACACATGTTTATCACAGATGTTAAAAATGCAGAACTCAAATATTAAGCAAGGAGGATGTCTGATGTATACCGTAGATTTAAACTGTGACCTGGGAGAAAGCTTTGGCAATTATAAATGCGGCATGGATGAAGAGGTGATCCCTTATATATCATCTGCCAACGTAGCGTGCGGATTTCACGCGTCGGATCCGGTGGTGATGGCAAAGACAGTGGCTCTGGCAAAAGAAAGCGGTGTGTGCATAGGTGCACATCCGGGGTACCCGGATCTGGCCGGTTTCGGAAGGCGGAATCTGGACGCTTCCCCGGAGGAAGTAAAGGCGATGGTACAGTATCAGGTCGGAGCGCTGCATGCTTTCTGCACCGCTCAGAGAGTGAGGCTTTGCCACGTAAAGCCCCACGGGGCAATGTACAATATGGCGTGCCGGGATCAGGCGCTGGCAGAGGCAGTCTGCGAGGGGATCTTTGAAGTGGATCCGGGGCTCATCCTGCTCGGACCTGCAGGAAGTCAGCTATTGAATGCTGCGGAAGCGTTCGGACTAACGTGTGCCAGAGAAGTATTTGCAGACCGGGCATATGAAGAAGACGGCTCCCTTGTGCCTAGAAGCAGGCCGGGAGCAATGATCACCGATGAAGACGAGGCGATCACAAGAGTCATACGGATGGTGAAGGACAAAAAAGTGACGGCTGTGACAGGCAGAGATATTGAGGTGACGGCAGATTCTGTGTGCGTACACGGAGACGGACCGAAGGCGCTTGCTTTTGTTGTAAAGATAAGAGAAGCACTGAAAATTGAAAATATTCAGGTTGTTCCATTTGGAAAGCTGGACGGTTAGGAGTGAGATGCGATGGACAGTACGGCAAAAAGAAGGACAGAGACGGTGGAGGATGTGGTGCTGCGTTATTCCTGCAGAGGCATGCATATCCTCCGCACATACATGGATGCAAAGTTCTGCAGAAAAGCGGCCTTAAAACTGCTTTCACTGGAAAAAGGGAATATCCTGCTGACAACCGGCTTTTATGTAGACGGACATGCGGAGACAGACGGACCGCCCGGGACAATGGCGCTGGCCGTAGCGCTCAGGAAGCTTGGTTATCATCCCGTCATCGTCACAGATAAATATTGCAGAGGCTTTTTTGAGATGGAAAATCTGGAAGTCAAATATATGAACATTGACGATGGCCGAAACGCGTATGAGAATCTGCTGGAACAATACAGACCGGCGGCCCTCATTTCCATTGAACGGTGCGGGCGAAACGAGGAGAAAGACTATGCAAACATGCGGGGAGCAAGCATTAAATCAAGGACAGCCAGAGTAGATCTGATGTTTGAGAAAGCCGCAGAGATGAACATCCCCACATTTGGAATCGGTGACGGAGGAAACGAGATAGGGATGGGCAATCTAAAAGAAGTGATACGCGCGAAGCTGTCACTCGTTCCGTGCGAGGTGGAAGTAGACACTCTTGTCATATCCACGGTGTCGAACTGGGGAGCTTACGCGCTGGCGGCTTATATGCAGCAGATAAAAAAAATAAGGCTGCTTCCGAAATTTAAAGAGATAAAAAAGTATCTCGAAGCGATCGTAAAGATGGGGAGCGTAGACGGTGTCACAAAACAGCAGACTCTGAGCGTAGACGGTTTTCCGCTGGAGGTGGAGAAAGAAATTTTAGATGCGCTCAACAGGACGGCCCTTCTGGCAGAAGAAGAGGAAGAAAGAAAAGCAGGATAGCTCCTGTTCTCAGACTTCTTCCTCTGCTGCGGGCAGGGAGGAATGTATATTCTTTATCGTGCTGAGCACATAGTGGGTCCTCGTCTGACGTACGCCTGAACGGCCCTTCACCCACTTGTGTATTTCTTCAAGATGTTCAGACGACTTACAAGTTACTTTCAGAAGAAAGTCAAATTCACCGGTTAGATAATAGCATGCGATCACATACGGATTGGCAGTCACATTTTCAATAAAGTCCTCATTGAACTGCGGGTGTTCCATGCTCACTTCGATGAGTACGGTCACGTCATTGCCGACTTTGGCGTCATCTGTGATGATCGTATAGGATTTGATAATGCCGGCAGCCTCCATCTTGCGGATACGGTCAATGACCGTGGAGACAGAAAGGTGGACTTCGCGGCTTATCTCCGAGGCGCGCTGTCTTGCATTGCTCTTCAGTTTTTCAAGTATCTGATAGTCAAGAGAATCCATGGAACAGCCTCCTTTGTATTGTCACAACAATTAAATACATTCTACCACAGGTTAATAAAAAAAGAAAGAAGCCTCTGTCTCTGAAATGGAACTGCAGGAGACAACGGCGAAACCCGTCAGCCGGCCGGCCAACGGGTTTCGTTGTTGTTATAGTTATTTAAAGGAATGAGAGTAAAGTGCGACACCGGGGAATAAAAATTTCCCGGTGCGTTTACTTTATGAGGGGGGAGATAGTTGTGTGTTGTTCAACTATCTGAATCTAGTATAAAATAAAAATGTGACCAAAATATGTTTAAAATATAAAAGAAAGCGAAAGTTTCTTAAGCGATTCTTAAATTCTTATATTTGTTAAAGCCGAAACCGGTCCATCACAATGTGAAATCGATCTTTCCGATCATCAGGCTTGGGATGAACATGATATAATAGCCGTCCGCTATAGTGCCTGTCCCATATCTGCCGCAGTAATAATCAAGTGCTTCCTGCAGGAATTCTTCCGTGACTTCCAGAAATTCTGCGGTGTCATGGCGGTTGCTGCATTTGTGTTCATAGGCGGAGATCAGACCCTTTAAGCCTATCTGCTTATTGTAGGCCCATACTCTGGCCTGGCGCTCCTGCTTCCGGTTGCCGGAGGACGTAAGGTCCACGATGTTGCCCACGGTCGTGTGGTGATGTCCGAGCTCTTCCGCGAGCACACACGCTTTTTCATCTGTTGTCTTCAGACTGGATGAAAGCGCAATATTGTTATCTACATATAAGCCCGAAGTCTTTCCGCTGAAAGTGTAATTCTCATCGATCGATATACCTTCGGCTGCCGCTTCGCCTAACAATTCTTCGTATCTGTTCATTCTATCAACTCCTGTTACCAGTATAGGCGGCCTGTTGTATCATAAACAGGACTTTCTTTAGGTTCTGTTCCTTTTTGCCTTGATAAATTCGATATAATTTTCCACGTCTTTTTTTTCATCGTCTGTCAGATCCTCTGTATCAAAATGCGCGGCAACCGTGCCGGGATAAGCGGTGCGCGCCGCGTTCGTCCTGCCGAGCAGGTAATCGGTATCTACCTTAAAAAAATCAGCGATCAATTCCAGAGTTTCAAAATTGGGCTGGCGTTCTCCCCGCTCATACATATTGACAGCGCTTTTGGATATCCCGAGTGAGAGAGCAAGTTCCTGCTGGGAGAGCCCTCTTCCATTTCTTAACAGACGAAGTACATTTGCAAAATCAGCCATTGGCCCACTTCCTTTCATGATTTATCTGTATTATACACAAAGTGTGCTTAAAAGTAAAGATGAAGTTCACAAAATGTGCTTGACAAATGAGCACGAAACGTGTACTTTATAAGTGAGCACAAAACGTGCACGAACAAAAAGGCAGAATTTATATTCAGCGGTATTCATTTCCGCCTGAGATAGAACCTTGACAACTTAATATTGAATGTTATCCGTTTTTAGCACATTTTAAAAATTTGCATAAAAAAGCCAGAGCGAAGTGCCCTGGCAGAAGGAAAAGTTATGAAAAGAAAATCTATATAAAAAGCGCTCCCGCTTGTTTGATTATTAATATAGAACGGAAATGTGACAGAATTGTGATGCCTGAATGAAGTATATATAAAGATTTTAAAAATAAAAAATGAACTTCTGAACATGAGATCTACGCAATAAAGCCGCCGCCAGCCAGGCGGCAGATAAAAAAGGAGATGATAATTTGAGCAGACAGAGAAGAACGAGGACCGTATGCAGAATGGACCGGCAGGACCGGCTGAGAGCGCTTGCGGACCACAGGCCGGACGCAGCCGCGGCCAGGCAGTTTGTCCATAAGGCATATGAAAGTTATACGGTTGACGAATATATAAAGAGTAAGGGGATGAGGAATATTGGACAACAGTCTTCTTAATGAGTATGCGGCAATGAAAGCAGAGATCAAAAACCTGCGCCGCGGGATAAGCCGGCTGAAGCATGAAATAAAAAACCCGCCGTCTCTGTTTCACAAGAAGCAGGAAAAAATGATGGAACTGGTAATGATGCTGGAATCCCGGGAAATAGAATTTCTTGATATGACGATAGAAGTGGAAAGATTTATAGAGACAATTGAAAAGAGCGAGATGCGCATTATGTTCAGGCTATACTATATAGAAGATTATTCTTACATAAAAGTCGCGGATGAGATGAATCAGATGTTTCCAAGAAGAAGCATTGCCTACTCGGACGAAAATGTGAAAAAAAGAATACAGAGATATTTGGTAAATGTGCCGCAATGCGCGGAAAGAAAATGCCGGCATGCCGGGATCAGATAGATGATG
This is a stretch of genomic DNA from [Clostridium] hylemonae DSM 15053. It encodes these proteins:
- a CDS encoding Lrp/AsnC family transcriptional regulator yields the protein MDSLDYQILEKLKSNARQRASEISREVHLSVSTVIDRIRKMEAAGIIKSYTIITDDAKVGNDVTVLIEVSMEHPQFNEDFIENVTANPYVIACYYLTGEFDFLLKVTCKSSEHLEEIHKWVKGRSGVRQTRTHYVLSTIKNIHSSLPAAEEEV
- a CDS encoding biotin-dependent carboxyltransferase family protein, with the translated sequence MPVRIVIPGAFTTVQDAGRYGYQCFGIGPSGVMDEKAYADAGYLVGNEANEAVLEAALFGGVMEFTEDTVVAVTGADMEPKLNESPISMNTPIQIKASDSLSLGMVKTGCRTYIAFAGGIDVPAVMGSRSTNVKCRLGGYEGRALKAGDELPLGTGKSYEEVKGRKIKAQEYPSEINVRVIPGPQDDYFTEEGKKTFYSGVYTISEQSDRMGCRLDGPVIESRNGTDIVSDAIALGSVQVPADGRPIVLLADRQTTGGYAKIATVCSFDIPKIAQGKPGDKVKFTAISGAEAERINRKQVGR
- a CDS encoding LamB/YcsF family protein — its product is MYTVDLNCDLGESFGNYKCGMDEEVIPYISSANVACGFHASDPVVMAKTVALAKESGVCIGAHPGYPDLAGFGRRNLDASPEEVKAMVQYQVGALHAFCTAQRVRLCHVKPHGAMYNMACRDQALAEAVCEGIFEVDPGLILLGPAGSQLLNAAEAFGLTCAREVFADRAYEEDGSLVPRSRPGAMITDEDEAITRVIRMVKDKKVTAVTGRDIEVTADSVCVHGDGPKALAFVVKIREALKIENIQVVPFGKLDG
- a CDS encoding putative hydro-lyase → MTDYYDMSPQKARKLVRSGRITGPTSGMCAGYAQANLVILPRELAYDFLLFTQRNPKSCPVLEVSDTGSRQLRYLAQDADIATDFPRYRIYKKGELAGEYTDVEKFWRDDFVSFLIGCSFSFESALLDAGVPVRNIEENCNVPMYKTNIACTPAGIFCGSMVVSMRPLPREQVAEAVLVTGEMPRVHGAPIHIGDPEAIGITDITRPDFGDSVTVREGEVPVFWPCGVTPQNVVMNVKPEIVITHSPGHMFITDVKNAELKY
- a CDS encoding helix-turn-helix domain-containing protein, producing the protein MADFANVLRLLRNGRGLSQQELALSLGISKSAVNMYERGERQPNFETLELIADFFKVDTDYLLGRTNAARTAYPGTVAAHFDTEDLTDDEKKDVENYIEFIKAKRNRT
- a CDS encoding DUF4392 domain-containing protein; translated protein: MDSTAKRRTETVEDVVLRYSCRGMHILRTYMDAKFCRKAALKLLSLEKGNILLTTGFYVDGHAETDGPPGTMALAVALRKLGYHPVIVTDKYCRGFFEMENLEVKYMNIDDGRNAYENLLEQYRPAALISIERCGRNEEKDYANMRGASIKSRTARVDLMFEKAAEMNIPTFGIGDGGNEIGMGNLKEVIRAKLSLVPCEVEVDTLVISTVSNWGAYALAAYMQQIKKIRLLPKFKEIKKYLEAIVKMGSVDGVTKQQTLSVDGFPLEVEKEILDALNRTALLAEEEEERKAG
- a CDS encoding aminotransferase class IV, giving the protein MKTLGYYNGRFGELDEMTVPMNDRVSWFGDGVYDAGPSRNYKIFALDEHIDRFFNSAGLLKIQMPVTKKELKELLQEMVDKMDTGDLFVYYQVTRGTGIRDHVFTEGPGNLWIMLKPAEISDGKEPIRLVTMEDTRYLHCNIKTLNLIPSVMAAQKAKEAGCQETVFYRPGGRVTECAHSNVHIIRDGILVTAPTDNLILPGIARAHLIKICRQLGIPVNEAPYSLDDLYNAEEIIVTSSSNLCLHADEIDGKAAGGRNPELLEKIRAALLQEFYDATPAEQREK
- a CDS encoding alpha/beta fold hydrolase; the protein is MKNDFYYPSSDGRTNIHAVEWVPKQEIKAVVQICHGMVEYIERYDEFAAFLTERGIYVTGHDHLGHGKSAADEESLGYFDETNGNKYVIADIHRLRELTQEKYPDVPYIMLGHSMGSFLLRQYLTSYSRGLACAVIMGTGCQGSALLAMGRILCRIIALFKGWKHRSVLVNNLSFGSYNKRFEPGDTPKDWITSDKEKCASYVSDPLCSFVFTVSAYYQMFAGMKVLTKKANMEKINKDLPLLLVSGADDPVGDFGKGVKKVYGQLREAGIRDVSMKLYDGDRHEILNETDREQVYEDIYRWISEKIAKDKGGNEK
- a CDS encoding ImmA/IrrE family metallo-endopeptidase; protein product: MNRYEELLGEAAAEGISIDENYTFSGKTSGLYVDNNIALSSSLKTTDEKACVLAEELGHHHTTVGNIVDLTSSGNRKQERQARVWAYNKQIGLKGLISAYEHKCSNRHDTAEFLEVTEEFLQEALDYYCGRYGTGTIADGYYIMFIPSLMIGKIDFTL
- the pxpB gene encoding 5-oxoprolinase subunit PxpB, producing the protein MREVKFLRAGDRAMTVEFGRTVDPKINDQVHALAAKLRKENMTGIRELVPAFRSLTIYYDPLETSFQAVRQNILSYGDISQEGGAVKKRIWKIPCCYGARFGCDLADMEAFTGLDRDEIIAIHSSVDYKIYMMGFLPGFVYLGGLDKRIEMPRLKTPRVKILPGAVGIGGSQTGVYPVASPGGWRLLGGTPVEFYDPGRKEPVLCKAGEYIRFVPITINDYYDIRRMVSKGEYEPEVEEESICQ